TCAGAAGTTTTGCCCTGCAGGAAATTAAATATATCCATTAACAGTTGATTGGCGCAACCGGTCCGGCAGCTTATTAAACCTTCTGGGAGGTTGCGCCTCTAAGCAAGGTAGTTAGACTGCCGCTGCTCCGACACGCTGGCAGCCCCGGCAAAAAAGGCACGGTGCTTGTCTTCGGCTACCCATAGCGTTGGTTTCACCGCCAGGCTGGTCAAACAAACGACTCCTTTCCTTACTTCTATTCCTGTATATGAAAACTTCTACGCGTCTGGTTTTACTTTTAACTCTGGTCTTGGCCCAGGCCTCGACCATGGCCGCTGGCGTCAGCCTGGCGGTTGGTCATAAGCATCAATCTTCTCGTATCGACAATGCCCCAGTGCGGCTAACCGAGCAGGCTGCTCCGGTGCTAAGCATATATCCTAACCCCAGCCGGGGTTTGGTAACGGTGGCCGTAACGCCCAAAACTGCTGACAACTACAAACTGCGCCTGAGCAACATCATCGGCCGGGAGGTGCGCCTGATTGCCCTGCGTCCCGATCTGGAAGCCGATGGTCTGCAGATAAACCTGTCGGATTTGCCCGCGGGCGTGTACTTCTACAGCCTACTGGTAAACGACAAAGTAGTCAGCACCAAACGCTTGGTCTTGCAGAACTGAACTTTCTGCCGCCCGACCCTTTTTGTAAAAGCAGCCAGTAATCTGGCTGCTTTTTTTATGCCTGATACCGAATATAGCCGCGGACAGGTGTCTTCTGGCGGCGTGCGGCATGGCCAGATTTATTGCCTACTTTTGGCCCTTCTCTGATTAAACCAGTATGCGGAGTTACAAAAGCCTGAATAATCTAGTTGGCTGGCTCGTGTTTGCCATTGCCACGCTTACCTACGTACTCACCCTAGAACCCACGGCCAGCTTCTGGGACTGCGGCGAATTCATTGCCTGCTCCTACAAGCTGCTGGTGCCCCACCCTCCGGGTGCCCCTACCTTCCTGCTGCTGGGCCGCCTGTTCTCGCTCTTTTCCTTTGGCGACGTCACCAAGGTATCGGTGCTGATTAACTTTTTGTCGGCTCTGAGCAGCTCGTTTACCGTGCTGTTTTTGTT
Above is a genomic segment from Hymenobacter cellulosivorans containing:
- a CDS encoding T9SS type A sorting domain-containing protein, which encodes MKTSTRLVLLLTLVLAQASTMAAGVSLAVGHKHQSSRIDNAPVRLTEQAAPVLSIYPNPSRGLVTVAVTPKTADNYKLRLSNIIGREVRLIALRPDLEADGLQINLSDLPAGVYFYSLLVNDKVVSTKRLVLQN